Proteins co-encoded in one Hyla sarda isolate aHylSar1 chromosome 4, aHylSar1.hap1, whole genome shotgun sequence genomic window:
- the LOC130367144 gene encoding olfactory receptor 10A7-like has translation MNDSVNDPIQVNSQHSSQNLDINIQEGNSSIRIRNSKGNNLTAVTEFFLLGFQINQGLRISLFCFLLMIYCGTICGNLLIITLVSTSKNLHTPMYFFISHLSISDILVTTDITPNMLHILLNNGGAISFINCVAQFYFFCASETSECLLLSVMSYDRYLAICNPLRYSSIMTSKYCGILTVICWFLGSSIILIYIITMTKLIFCGPNIIDHLFCDIVPLLELSCSDTFIVHLQMYLLSIPVIIMPSTIIIVSYTYIVLEILRIPSNTGRKKAFSTCSSHLIVVSIFFGTIFSVYLVPTKGRTLTMSKILSLLYTVFTPLVNPIIYSLRNKDIRKAIQETIHKWVIG, from the exons atgaatgatagTGTTAATGACCCCATACAAGTGAATAGCCAGCACTCTAGCCAAAATCTTGATATCAACATTCAAGAGGGAAATAGCTCTATAAGAATCAG GAATTCTAAG GGTAATAATCTGACTGCGGTCACTGAGTTCTTTCTGTTAGGATTTCAAATCAACCAAGGTTTAAGAATTTCACTGTTCTGCTTTCTCCTGATGATTTACTGTGGGACAATATGTGGGAATCTCCTGATCATCACCCTGGTGTCCACCAGCAAGAACctccacaccccaatgtacttctTCATCTCACATCTGTCCATCAGTGACATCTTGGTCACTACAGATATTACCCCCAATATGCTCCATATCCTACTGAATAATGGGGGGGCCATTTCATTTATTAACTGTGTAGCTCAGTTTTATTTCTTCTGTGCCTCAGAAACATCTGAatgtcttctcctctctgttatgTCTTATGACAGATATTTGGCCATCTGTAATCCTCTCCGTTACTCTTCTATCATGACAAGTAAATATTGTGGGATATTGACAGTCATCTGTTGGTTTTTGGGATCTTCCATTATTTTGATTTATATAATTACAATGACAAAGCTCATTTTTTGTGGACCAAACATCATTGACCATTTATTCTGTGACATTGTTCCCTTACTAGAGCTTTCCTGCTCTGACACCTTTATTGTTCACTTGCAGATGTATTTACTAAGTATTCCAGTCATAATAATGCCATCCACCATCATTATAGTGTCTTATACTTATATTGTTTTAGAAATATTAAGGATCCCATCAAATACTGGTAGGAAgaaagccttctccacctgtagctccCACCTCATTGTGGTCTCCATATTCTTTGGGACTATATTCAGTGTTTATCTTGTCCCAACAAAAGGCCGAACACTAACCATGAGTAAAATCCtctccctgctatatactgtgttTACTCCTTTGGTCAACCCGATTATATACAGTCTGAGGAATAAAGACATTAGGAAAGCCATACAGGAAACAATTCATAAGTGGGTGATCGGGTAA